From a region of the Pristis pectinata isolate sPriPec2 chromosome 2, sPriPec2.1.pri, whole genome shotgun sequence genome:
- the dctn3 gene encoding dynactin subunit 3 produces the protein MAELKRLQSRLEKLEARLYGERPVQAAQFTDAVVKIQASLGNISSKRERIKSLYKKIDDLIKYLDPQYIDRIDVPDAMKLEFILAEEQFIHSQVRLLEMVKKQQPYLESEHIKAVPNYSSRVQALTQVQIQEQDQCNAITEDVTKMLDEYNKMILLLSKQFVQWEEMLTKLEAAKQIKPPSD, from the exons ATGGCGGAGCTGAAGCGGTTGCAGAGCCGCCTGGAGAAGCTGGAGGCTCGTCTGTACGGAGAGAGGCCGGTGCAGGCAGCCCAG TTTACCGATGCTGTTGTAAAAATCCAGGCCTCTTTGGGTAATATTTCCAGCAAAAGGGAGAGGATAAAGTCTTTGTATAAGAAAA TTGATGATCTAATAAAGTACTTGGACCCTCAGTACATAGACAGAATTGATGTTCCAGATGCTATGAAACTAGAGTTCATTCTAGCAG AGGAGCAATTCATTCATTCCCAAGTGCGTCTTCTAGAAATGGTGAAAAAACAGCAGCCTTATCTCGAGAGTGAGCACATTAAAG CTGTGCCTAACTATTCTTCAAGGGTGCAAgcactgacccaggttcaaattcaGGAACAG GATCAATGTAATGCAATCACAGAAGATGTAACCAAGATGCTAGATGAGTATAACAAAATG ATTTTGCTCCTTTCAAAACAGTTTGTTCAGTGGGAAGAAATGCTAACCAAACTTGAAGCTGCAAAGCAAATAAAGCCACCCTCTGATTGA